AAAATATACAAAGAGTAAAGGGACAAAGGCTCTATGGACTCAGTGGCTAGCTAGACCCAACAATAGCCAATTAGTCAGTCCCCTCTAAAGAGCATCAGGGACACAATTAGAAGTGATAGAATGAGACATCACTATATTTAAGCCATCACACtcctaaaattatataaatagaaataaatacaaaatatatgGATATTCTCTTCATTAGTCCCTAAAAGTTATATTTTACTACTCTAAACTTCCTACCCCTTCACAATTGTGACCCCATTCGCTACTAAGGATGAGAATGACCAATTGCCAACTTATGGATCGAACTGTCATTTCGATGCAAAAATTGCTACACCTATTGTGAAACTCAACAAGTGAGCTTGGACCTCTGCTCTTTGTAGAATCCTCAATGGGCTTACGTTTTGTACTATTGTGCGTTACTCGCATCTTTAATCTTGCGCTGAGATGATGTCCTGGTTTTTTGATCTTTGGTTACCGAGTAAATGATTTTAAAACTTTGTGATCATTATTTTGTTATAACGCTAGAAAAATTTTGCTTTGCGTTTAATGTTGTATTGACATTACTGGATTgaagaatatgaattattttttttatttctttttaatggCAAATATTTAACGTTGTTAAATTAGGATTTAATTAAACTGAAATTGGATTATAAAAGGGCTCAATTGATCCCAAACAAAAGTCAGGAGCTAAATTGATCACTGGGTAAAACTTTAAGGGTAAATTTGGATCGTTGGCTATTTTTCTTTATAAAGAAAAGTAAAGAACGGAAAAAGTGGGGGCAGGGCGTCGATCTTACGCCAAATCGAAGTGATAGAAAATTCTAGAAGCAGAGCAGACATTTCTTCCTCTTAGTTGTATAAGAATCCTATCAATCTACTCTTCTCTTCTACTTCATTTACATTCTCTCTTCCTCTAGGTTTCTCTCTATCTCTCAATCATTTTATCTCACTTTTTCCTCGCGTTCTGTTGCTGATCTGGTGTATGATTGTTGTGGTTTTCAGGATTTCATTGGTGAATTTGATTTGATATGGCATCAAAGCGCATTCTGAAAGAGCTCAAGGATTTGCAGAAGGATCCTCCTACCTCTTGCAGTGCTGGTATTCTCTtcttaatctctctctctctctctctctctctctctctctctctctctatttgctGAAAAATCttcaattgttttttttttttttcctttttcttatttttatgacTTGAAAATCAGGTCCTGTGGCTGAGGACATGTTCCATTGGCAAGCAACGATTATGGGTCCTGCTGATAGCCCTTATGCTGGAGGAGTCTTCTTAGTTTCTATTCATTTCCCTCCTGATTATCCCTTTAAACCTCCCAAGGTATGTTGCTTTTTTTCCCCATTTACTTATGGTTAATGCTCCTGTTTCTGGTATTCAGTGGCGATAATGTTGGGTTTACACATTTGGGAAGTAGAAAGAAGAACCCGCTGCAAAACCATGCCTTACCTCCAAAAATTCCTCCCAAACATAGTGCAATTAGAGTATGAATATTCCATATTTTTTTTACCCTTAATCCTGAAAGTTAGGGTCTGTTTGGATGGGGTGAGTGAAGTTTAAGTAATGGAAAGGCAAAAGAGAGGAAGAAAGGGGAAGGGTCCTTTAgtgttataataaaaaaaatttcatatttgagaaGGACCGAGTCAATGGAAAGGGAAGGAGGGGCAATGCATGAGAGGTAAATTTAAATGgtgtataaataaaatatttataattcttATCTCTACTTGAGAATAAGAAAAATTGAGATTTAAGGGGTAAGAAGTGGAAGATTTACCTTTACATACTCTTATCCTCAATTAACTTACCTTTTTccaaaaagagataaaatagttATTTACCCTCCTTACCTTTATTTACCCTTATTATCCTCATCCATATAGACCCTTAGGATTAAAATTCTTTTCATTCAAGGTACTTGAGCCCTGATTTTAAGTGAAAGTCAAATACTTTTGTGGGTTATTTTAGTTATAAAAACATATCCTTTCCAAAATCGTTATGTTCTACTAATTTAGTTGCATCGTTTTGGTTGCTAtgcttgaattgaaaatgatcctTTTGCATGTGATGGGTTTGGGGTGTCGTGTATTTTAATATGGTGGGTATGCTTAGTACATGTCCTTGATGATGTGCACGTACTGTTTTGTATATCAAGTCATCTTTTGTGGGTCTCTTTTCCTTTAGATACTTGTTTTAGTTTTCAAAATTAAGTATTGTGTATAATTGAGCTTTGGCTCAATAGTATTGCAGTCCTCTCCAAGGATGTGAGGGTAAAAGTTCAAACTCCATTAAGAGCCAAATCAAACCAAAGGGAAAACAAAATTGGGTCTTATTCTCTTGTCAATTCTATTCTTAGTTTTGCATTATCAGTTCTGTAGGCATCTAATATGCTGGACTTTTAGTGTTGTGTATTGCATTGTGAAAATAATGATTGTAATGACCAAAATATAATCTCAGGTTGCTTTTAGGACAAAAGTCTTCCACCCGAACATTAATAGTAATGGAAGCATATGTCTGGATATTCTTAAGGAACAATGGAGCCC
This is a stretch of genomic DNA from Hevea brasiliensis isolate MT/VB/25A 57/8 chromosome 12, ASM3005281v1, whole genome shotgun sequence. It encodes these proteins:
- the LOC110642633 gene encoding ubiquitin-conjugating enzyme E2-17 kDa, whose amino-acid sequence is MASKRILKELKDLQKDPPTSCSAGPVAEDMFHWQATIMGPADSPYAGGVFLVSIHFPPDYPFKPPKVAFRTKVFHPNINSNGSICLDILKEQWSPALTISKVLLSICSLLTDPNPDDPLVPEIAHMYKTDRAKYEATARSWTQKYAMG